The Solanum pennellii chromosome 11, SPENNV200 genome contains a region encoding:
- the LOC107004232 gene encoding GDSL esterase/lipase At1g71250 produces MKLTSSEKMNISLFLLLLSLAFFSSINGAPTALWIFGDSLVDNGNNNFLNTIAKANYFPYGIDFSRGPTGRFSNGKTFVDILGELLGVPSPPPFANPSTRGERILGGVNYASAAGGILDETGKHYMDRYTLSQQVINFESTLSQLRTMMSPGDLNTYLSRSIAVMVFGSNDYINNYLLPSLYSTSINYNPQQFSNLLLNHYARQLVALYSVGLRKFLIAGVGPLGCIPNQLATGQAPPGRCVDYVNQILGSFNEGLRSLVTILNNGSHPGAVFVYGNTYAAIGDILNNPARYGFNVWDRACCGVGRNQGQITCLPYQFPCLDRSKYIFWDAFHPTQAVDAILAQRAYYGPPSDCYPMNVQQMAAVNY; encoded by the exons ATGAAATTAACATCAAGtgaaaagatgaatatatctttgtttcttcttcttctttctcttgcGTTCTTTTCATCAATAAACGGTGCACCTACAGCTCTATGGATATTTGGTGACTCATTGGTTGATAATGGAAATAACAATTTCCTTAATACTATTGCTAAAGCAAACTACTTTCCTTATGGGATTGATTTCAGTAGAGGCCCAACTGGCAGATTTTCCAATGGCAAAACTTTTGTCGATATTCTtg GAGAATTATTAGGAGTGCCTTCTCCTCCACCATTTGCGAATCCAAGCACAAGAGGTGAAAGAATCCTAGGAGGAGTAAACTATGCATCTGCTGCTGGTGGCATCCTAGATGAAACAGGCAAACACTAT ATGGATAGGTACACCTTGAGCCAACAAGTGATAAATTTTGAGAGCACATTAAGTCAATTAAGGACAATGATGAGTCCTGGTGATTTAAACACATATCTTTCAAGATCAATAGCAGTGATGGTGTTTGGAAGCAATGACTACATAAACAACTACCTCTTGCCTTCCCTTTATTCTACCAGCATCAACTACAATCCGCAACAGTTCTCAAACCTCCTTCTCAATCATTATGCTAGACAACTTGTG GCGTTATATAGTGTAGGATTGAGGAAGTTCTTGATAGCTGGCGTAGGACCACTTGGATGTATTCCAAATCAGTTAGCAACAGGACAAGCACCTCCAGGAAGATGTGTTGATTATGTAAATCAGATACTTGGTAGTTTCAACGAAGGTCTCAGATCACTCGTCACCATATTGAACAACGGTAGTCATCCTGGAGCAGTTTTTGTTTATGGCAATACATATGCTGCTATTGGTGATATCTTAAACAACCCTGCTAGATATG GATTTAACGTATGGGACAGAGCATGTTGTGGAGTGGGGAGAAACCAGGGACAAATAACATGTCTACCTTATCAATTTCCATGTCTAGACAGGAGCAAGTATATATTCTGGGATGCATTTCATCCGACGCAAGCCGTGGATGCAATCTTGGCACAAAGGGCATACTATGGACCTCCTTCTGATTGCTATCCCATGAATGTTCAACAAATGGCTGCTGTGAACTATTGA